A region from the Salvelinus sp. IW2-2015 unplaced genomic scaffold, ASM291031v2 Un_scaffold1736, whole genome shotgun sequence genome encodes:
- the LOC139024640 gene encoding uncharacterized protein — protein MTATRQSYLREVTSATERSTSTSLRFGTRRSSHNSGQMQTLSPSVRTRVTSXSATKAGGYPFWLLPAKVLAKVMLHRLVNNITEELLPESQCGFRKNRSPVDMMSQCGFRKNRSPVDMIFTAGQLQEKCREQHQDLFMAFADLSEAFADLSEAFADLSKAFADLSKAFDTVSRELLWGILLKCVCLDKFVNILCQFHDGMMARMAVRGQESVTFVVSRGLLHKELEDSTERVLELQYTEDCALVAHTPEDLQSVLVAAVRVYSRMGLSINTTTTEGLPMAIQPSTHHAGLHQ, from the exons ATGACAGCAACCCGGCAGAGCTACTTAAGGGAGGTCACTTCTGCAACAGAACGCtccaccagtacatcactgaggtttGGGACCAGGAGATCGTCCCACAACAGTGGCCAGATGCAAACATTGTCACCATCTGTAAGAACAAGGGTGACAAGTYCATCTGCAACAAAAGCCGGTGGATATCCCTTCTGGCTGTTGCCGGCAAAGGTCCTGGCCAAGGTGATGCTACACAGGCTGGTGAACAACATCACAGAGGAACTGCTGCCAGAGTCACAATGCGGCTTCAGAAAGAACAGGAGTCCGGTCGACATGATGTCACAATGCGGCTTCAGAAAGAACAGGAGTCCGGTCGACATGATATTCACGGCAGGACAACTCCAGGAGAAGTGCCGTGAACAACATCAGGACCTTTTCATGGCCTTCGCCGACCTCTCCGAGGCCTTCGCCGACCTCTCCGAGGCCTTCGCCGACCTCTCCAAGGCCTTCGCCGACCTCTCCAAGGCCTTCGACACTGTGAGCAGGGAACTACTATGGGGCATTCTACTCAAATGTGTCTGTCTAGACAAATTTGTCAACATCCTTTGCCAGTTCCATGATGGGATGATGGCTCGGATGGCCGTTAGAGGGCAGGAGTCAGTGACCTTTGTAGTAAGCAGGGGT CTTCTCCACAAGGAGCTTGAGGACAGCACGGAGCGGGTTCTTGAGCTGCAGTATACTGAGGACTGTGCTCTCGTGGCCCACACTCCGGAAGACCTTCAGTCTGTCCTTGTAGCGGCTGTGAGGGTCTATAGCAGGATGGGATTGTCTATCAACACCACCACGACAGAGGGTCTGCCAATGGCGATCCagccctccacccaccatgccgGTCTTCACCAATGA